The Dioscorea cayenensis subsp. rotundata cultivar TDr96_F1 chromosome 7, TDr96_F1_v2_PseudoChromosome.rev07_lg8_w22 25.fasta, whole genome shotgun sequence genome includes a region encoding these proteins:
- the LOC120265581 gene encoding WAT1-related protein At5g07050-like — protein MEIQGHCANLFQKCKPYIAMVSLQFGYAGMNIITKVSLNHGMSHYVLVVYRHAFATLSIAPFALFLERKGRPKMTFKIFLQIFVLALLGPVIDQNFYYAGLKYTSPSFACAISNMLPAMTFVMAVIFRMEKLDLKRVICQVKLVGTLVTVVGAMLMTLYKGPIIEMVWTKHKHTHEVQTDESNNKDWLKGSIFVIIATLAWAALFILQTEALKKYASAPISLTSLICFVGTLQAIVVTFVMEHKASVWSIGWDMNLLAAAYAGIVTSSVAYYVQGLVIQEKGPVFASAFSPLMMIIVAIMGSFILAEKIYLGGVIGAILIVAGLYSVLWGKFKENKEMTETAALELPIAIKSIEGNGKGMDIIDSNDVVIAKDTQKA, from the exons ATGGAGATTCAAGGGCACTGTGCCAATCTCTTTCAAAAGTGCAAGCCTTACATTGCCATGGTCTCCCTCCAATTTGGATATGCAGGCATGAACATCATCACTAAAGTTTCACTTAACCATGGCATGAGCCATTACGTCCTCGTCGTCTATCGCCATGCATTTGCTACTCTATCCATTGCTCcatttgctctctttcttgaaAG GAAAGGTCGCCCTAAAATGACATTCAAAATCTTCTTGCAAATATTTGTCCTCGCACTTCTTGG TCCGGTTATTGATCAAAACTTCTACTACGCTGGTCTGAAGTATACCTCGCCGTCGTTTGCATGTGCGATTAGCAACATGTTGCCAGCGATGACATTTGTCATGGCTGTGATTTTCAG GATGGAGAAACTAGATTTAAAGAGGGTGATATGCCAAGTAAAGCTAGTCGGCACTCTAGTGACAGTGGTTGGAGCAATGTTGATGACACTCTACAAAGGGCCTATTATAGAGATGGTTTGGACTAAGCACAAGCACACTCACGAAGTGCAAACCGATGAATCGAATAATAAAGATTGGTTAAAGGGCTCCATCTTTGTCATCATAGCTACTCTTGCTTGGGCTGCTCTCTTCATTCTTCag ACTGAAGCACTGAAGAAATACGCCAGTGCTCCCATATCTCTCACATCACTCATTTGCTTTGTTGGTACTCTTCAAGCAATTGTTGTCACCTTTGTCATGGAACATAAGGCCTCTGTTTGGAGTATTGGGTGGGACATGAACCTCCTTGCTGCTGCATATGCT GGAATTGTGACATCCAGTGTTGCCTACTATGTGCAAGGACTAGTTATACAGGAAAAGGGGCCAGTGTTTGCCTCAGCATTCAGTCCACTGATGATGATCATAGTGGCCATTATgggttcttttattcttgcagAAAAGATCTATTTGGGAGG TGTTATTGGCGCTATCTTGATTGTTGCTGGACTTTACTCAGTGCTGTGGGGCAAGTTTAAAGAGAACAAAGAGATGACTGAAACGGCAGCTTTGGAGTTGCCAATAGCTATCAAGAGCATTGAAGGGAATGGGAAGGGAATGGATATCATTGACTCAAATGATGTTGTAATTGCAAAGGATACACAAAAGGCTTAA